In Mustela nigripes isolate SB6536 chromosome 9, MUSNIG.SB6536, whole genome shotgun sequence, the sequence ACAGCGGTGGGGGTGGCAGATCAAGGGCCTGCGGAGGCCAAGCCCTCCCCGGGCTGTCAGAATGGACCGGCCCTCAGTGACATCACAATCCTGAGGAGTTGCCAAGGCACTGCTGGAGGCGGGCCGTCTTATTTCTCCCCACGGAGCTCTAGGATGTGGATGTGAGAAAGGTGAGCCAAGAAGGAAGATGGCGACGAGGAGCAGCCCTAGCCCCATGCCCCTGGGTACGGCTCAGGGTGATCCCGGAGAGGCAGGAACACTGCCAGGTTCCGATGCTGGCATCCGGGACACAGGTCTGGTCACCCCGCTGAAGATGAAGCCCAAGAAGGTGCGCAAGATCAAGGCCCTCATCATTGACCTGGGCTCCCAGTACTGTAAGTGCGGCTATGCCGGCGAGCCCAGGCCCACCTACTTCATCTCCTCCACCGTGGGCAAGCGCTACTCGGAGGCGGCTGATGCTGGCGACACCCGCAAGGAGACCTACGTGGGTCATGAGCTGCTCAACACGGAGGCGCCCCTGAAGCTGATGAACCCGCTCAAATACGGCATCGTGGTGGACTGGGACTGCGTCCAGAGCATCTGGGAGTACGTCTTCCACACGGCCATGAAGATCCTCCCTGAGGAGCATGCGGTGCTGGTCTCCGACCCCCCGCTCAGCCCCAGCAGCAACCGGGAGAAGTACGCGGAGCTCATGTTCGAGACCTTCGGCATCCCTGCCATGCACGTGACATCCCAGTCACTCCTGTCCATCTACTCCTACGGCAAGACCTCGGGCCTGGTGGTGGAGAGCGGGCACGGCGTCTCGCACGTGGTGCCCATCTCGGAGGGCGATGTGCTGCCGGGCCTGACCAGCCGCGCCGACTACGCTGGGAGTGACCTCACCAACTACCTGCTGCAGCTGCTCAACGAGGCTGGCCACAAGTTCACGGACGACCACCTGCACATCATCGAGCACATCAAGAAGAAGTGCTGCTACTCAGCACTCGTGCCCGAGCAGGAGCTCACCCTGTGCCTGGAGGACATGCGCGTGGACTATGAGCTCCCCGATGGCAAGCTCATCACCATCGGCCAGGAGCGGTTCCAGTGCGCCGAGATGCTCTTCAAGCCCAGCCTGGTGGGCAGCAACCATCCCGGCCTCCCCGCGCTCACGGCCGCCTGCCTGGACCGCTGCCGGGAGGCGGGCTTCAAGGAGGAGATGGCCGCCAACGTGCTGCTGTGTGGCGGCTCTACCATGCTGGATGGCTTCCCCGAGCGCTTCCAGAGGGAGCTGAGCCTCCTCTGCCCCGGAGACAGCCCCGTGGTGGCTGCCGCGCCCGAGAGGAAGACCTCCGTGTGGACCGGCGGCTCCATCCTGGCCTCCCTGCAGGCCTTCCAGCAGCTCTGGGTCAGCAAGGAAGAGTTTGaggagcggggcggggcggccgtCCACAGCAAGTGCTGAGCGCCGGGGTCCCGGCGGGCGGGGCCTGGTGGGCAAGCGGCCTCCGGCCACTCTGCGCATTTACAGAATTTCTCATAAAACTTCAAGTGCAGTGCTTCTGGTCTAGTCTGCGTTTCTTGCTCTCGCCTGgcagcaggtggggggtggggatttaGACTCAAAGATCTCAGCACCTTTTGCTCTTCGGGGTCAATTTGACCcggtgggctgggggggggggggcggtgcgcAGTGGCTCACGACCCATGCCCACACCCCCCATCATGAGGGCGACATCGTCTCAGAGCCTGGAGTGTTCCATTAGCTCCCCCGAGTTCAAGACCCTGCTTGACAGGCGTATTGCTTGCTCGAGCATGGGCCAGGAGGCAGACCAAGGCTCAAGTGAAGAGGCAGGCTTGGGGCCCCTAGTTCAGTGGTGGGTGGGAGGCTTAGCCAGGTGTCAGACTTCAGTCTTCTGTTTCTAGCTCTGGTGGTCACCCATCTTCTCACTGCTGCCCACAGCTGCTTGCTGGAGCTCCCCAGACGCTCTcactaacccccacccccacaacccaCCCTTTTCAAAGGTGCAGCCTGTGGGTGTGCGTCCCGATTGTGTGTGCTCTGATTGGGAGTGGCCATTTCTGCCTATCAGGGGCCCTACCCCTGCCAACCCCAGCCCAGACAGCAGATGTGTTTGCACTGGCAAAGCCAAGCCCCTGAATCCAGAGGATGCCAAAGGAAACCAGAATGCCCTTTGGGAACCCTGTGGTTCTCTGCTTGCTACAAAcacagggaaactgaggaccaGGAGAGAGGGCCCTATGACAGTCGTTGAGCCCAAGTCTTCCGGCCCAGGCCATGATTACTTCTAAAAGGGTAATCATGGTTGCTTTAGGGTGGGCTGCTCTAACACAAGACCACAGACCAGGTGGcttctaaacaacagaaatttatttctggaggctgggagtccaagCTGAGGTTGCTAGCATGGCTGGGTTCTGGTGAAAGCCCTCTTCTGGGTTGTAGACTACCTACACCTTGCTGTGTTCTCACTTGGCCTAAGGGATAGGGAACTCTGAGGCCTTTGTATGAAGGCACTACTCCATTTATGAGGGCTGCCCTTATGACCCAGTCACTTCTCCAAAGCCCCACCTCATACCCTTACCTTGAGCACTAgattttcaacatatgaattgacCAAGGGGACTGGCAGGGGCCGGGTTTTGGACAAACAGTCTATAGCAGTGCTGCTTAATAGCAAATATGACCAGAATGTGGCCCTTCCCTCAGGATCACACATGGTGGTCACCCATGTGGTAAGGAGATGAGTCCAGAGCTCCGTATTtctgggggtgggaaggtggaGGTAGTATTGGAAAGCTCTAAGTAGAGAAGTGCTGGGCATGGCGGCCATTTGGTGGCTTCAGGGCTAAGGGAGAAGCTGGTGCGTCCTGTGAGATTTCAGCTCAGGGATGACTGTCTGCCGAGAGGAGGGtggctgcttcctctttctccagctcccctcTGCTGATGGAGCCCATGACCAAGCATCTGTGGGATCAAACACTCGTGAGCTGTGGAATCTGATGGGCTATCGGATGGTGCTGAGCTGCCTCTTAGGAGTCCTGATCTGCCACACCCTGCAGGACTGCATCTGTCCCGGGCCCGTGCTGGAGGTCACTGCCTATTCTTCATTTCCTAGTGGCTGGCCATTTAGTCTCTCCCCAGCGCCCGGAACTGGGTCTCTAGCCCAGGGTGGGagtccctgggggaagggggctggCAGGACCATGGTGATAGTCAGGGACCTCCGCTCTTTCCTGTGGGGAGGGTGGTTGTGGACTGGGGGCTGCAGGTTGATGATGCCAGGAGGCACATTACCTTTGGCCAGCACGGTGTCTGGATGTTTTCTGGAATGCGAATTCTTCCAGTGGGGCTTGCATGCTGCAGGTTGTGCCAGTTTCTCCCACCCTGATCTCTTCACCTGTACGTGCTGCTGCTGCATCATTTGCTAAATTAGATTGCTTGCGCTCCAGCTTCCCTCTCCGCGATCCCTGCCCCActgctctcctcctctctgtgtgGCAGAGGCTGTAGAAACACTTCCTCCTTGGCAGGAATTTACCCAAGCCCATCACAGACACAACAGGAGATTTAATTTTGGCGGAATACTACGAGTCAGTGATTTCCCGCTCAAAATGACCATCCAAACGTGCGCTTACCTCCTCTCCCTCGTAGGACTACGTTATAGTGATAGGAGATGTTGATGTCTCCACACTGCAAACGAGGATGGTAGAGGGGCTGCAGGAGGCCGGAGGTTTCCTGAttctggaagaaggaaagcagatgcAGGGCAGGAAGGTTGCGGCCTGAAGCTTGCAAGGTGCTCCTGGTGGGTGAGGGTGACCTCCTGTCCTGTGGGACAGGTAGAGAATGGGGACTTGGAAATGCCACGTAGGGGAGGATATACCACTGAAGCTTGTGAGATAAaacaggatggggagggggcggtAATGAATGGCCCCTGGGAGCACAGCCCCCCTCCTGTGCGTGCAGGTAGAGGGGTGAGCAGAATGGTCAGCCTCGGAGTGTGAATTTCTCAGAGCTGAAGAGCTCACTCTCCGTGAAAGCAGTGCTCCTACAGGGAAGAGGAGTGCATGTGGACCTGCTCATGAACTCTGCCTCCAACCCCCAATGCGCGGTCACACCCAGGTCTAGCTACGATGCCCCAGGTGGAACAGGTAGTTGATGCCTCCGATTCCCCCTCAACCCTTGCCCATAACATCCATCTTCTGCCTGGGCATCACGTGTGGCCCAGGGCGGACCTCCTCCCCAGAGCCAAGGGGTGAAGCCAATCAGAGCCACCATCTGTCTGTCTGGCTGGAGTGAGCATGGGACTCAGGGTGCTTCAGCCGAGTCACTGGCCATTCGCTGGGAAGCTTGACATGCCACTGGTGTGAACTGGAACTGCTGCAGCAACGTTTGTCACCAGGAAGCAAGCTGAAGCTGGGCCAGCCTGAGCGCAGGACTCAGTCGCGGGTGCCCTGATGGGAAAATGAGCTCAGAATGCGCCCGGGCCCGGAGCGCCCTCTACCGGCAGGCTGTTTCCATGACCGACGCTCTCGCCCTGTCTGGCACGTGGGACGTGGAACGCTcggcttcagtttccttctagGTAGTGGTGCTCTTCCAGGCTGGTTTGCGGGAGGAGGGGTTGGAGAGGGCTCTTACAATGGAAATTTTAGGACCAACACTTTATTTCCCCTCAAATCGGCTACCACACATGAAGaccttttcttaagatttcagaGAGTGTCGGGTAACACACAATGCTGAAACGCAGAAACCTAAGAGTGTTTACTGGCCAGTGTCCTATATTATCTGGTGTCCATATTTGTCCCTGAGGTTAAAGGTGGAGCCCCTTAAAAGCAGGAACTTTGACTTTCTTAGCTTAGCTTTCTGGAACCCCAGTGCTCAACGCAACTACTGAGCAAGATAACTTACTCCCAGCCTGTGATGTAGAAGTTACAAGTTatttcccccatttcacagatgaggacattaGAGTCTGGAGAGGGAGCCAAGGGGTCCAAATTCACCTGCTTGGTTAATCAGTCTTGTGCTAAATGGAAGTTTTGTGATTCTGAAATGCctcctttgcctttgtttcctgcCTTCCTGTAAATTACCAGTTTCTTtaaccaaggggaaaaaagaagtcataaaaacTGCTTTCAAATTGTGAACAACAAATACAAAGTAATGATCAACAGCATATATGATGGAATTTCATGATGAGGTACGAAAGTGAAGAATGCTGATCTTTTAGAGAGGGAGCGAATTCTCTTGCCTGAGATAGCCGGAGGCATAAATCAACAAGTACTAGAGTGACCTCACGTGGTAAAATTCTACTCTTTGGACACAGAGGGTGGTCTCTCATGCTCACTGCCTGTCTGGGCAGCCTGATCTCTCTTCCCCCAGTGGTTATTACCAAGTTTGCATTAAGAGTTTTCTGCCTAAGATGGGCTTATTAagcaattaacttttttttaaagattttatttacttatttgatagagagagaacatgagcagggggaggggctgagggaaagggagcagcacGGAAACTGATaggagactcaatcccaggaccctagcccagatcgtgacctgaggctaaggcagtcacttaatggactgagccacccaggtgctccagcaaTGAACTTTATTACAATACAAACTATTAATGGTGTTCTACTTGACAttaggtgggttttttgtttggtccTACATTTTCCTGGAATGCAGTATTTCTTAACCCATGGGGAGAGGGAGTGTGGGCCCTTGGTTATGCAGGGGTTAGCTCTTAGGATGGGCTGTGAGAGCCCATTGTTAGACTAGTCAGGAATTTTGCTAGCCAAACTAAATTCTTGATTTGTGTTGGTGGCTTGAATTGGACCTGGTGGGTGTATTGGCTACCACAGAAATCAGCAGGTGTTACAGATCAGGGTCCCCGGCCCCCCACAGAGAGTTCATTtaaggggggaagcaggaaggtGGGGCAGAGATGGTGGGCCGCAGAACTGTCTAGGGAGCtagttccaaaaaataaataacaaaactggCATGGACCATCCTCCTAGATTGAATCAATAGACCTGGGAAAGCCCTTCGGGGTCTGCAAGCGAGAAgttcccccaggtgattctaggAGGCACTCATGGTAAGGAAGCTGCTCGGAAGCGTGCAGGGCACGCAGTAAGCACAGCGTCAGTGTTCCGAAGTCAGTCAGAAGCTGTGGCCAAGCGTGGGACGAGCTGAAGGTTCTGGGTTTCGAGATGCTGCTCCTTTGGGTCATAACGTTTCTGGTTACCTGTTTAAGACCCAGTCTTCCTCCAAGGCACAGCCCCCTGTCCGCTCCCCTGGAATATGTTCCCTGACACACTGGGGTGGGGAACTTCCTCCCTGAACCCCTTTGCAGTGCTGTGAGTTTGCAGGTCTGCcatggcgtgtgtgtgtgtgtgtgtgtgtgtgtgtgtgtgtgtgtgtgtacaacttGGTGGAAAGGACAGGCTGTGCCTTTTCCATCTCTGAGTCCTGGTGGCGGCTTGGGTCTGGCATGGAGAAGGTGCCCGGGGAAAGGTATGCTGCATTTATTGCTCCTAGACTCCTTACTTTCTGTTGCCTCGAGTTTTTGTTGTGCTTCCTTTCCAGTACTCTGCAGGATCtctaaagaaaatgtagtttgtATAATTGGTCCTCTGATGAAGGTTTGCCAAACAGACAAAATGGAAGAAGACGGACAGACTGGGTTTCAGGGCGGCTGAAAGAATAAGGAGTTGGTCTCCCAGCCCACCCCCTGCCGCATGGAAATGAGGGCCATCGTCAGATTTCCCAAgtcagggagtgtgtgtgtgcgatCCAGTGTGAAGCTGTACCCTCATCCCCACCCGGCGGCAGTGAGGTGAGAGGTGGGGCTAGCTGGCAGTTACCTCCTGCCTGTTCCTCCTCTGCTACTAATGGGGCCTGGTGAGGAGCTAATCTTCTACCTCCCCTTGGAGGCAAGTGATTTGTGGATTTTgccaaactgattctaaagtttatatggaaaagcaaaagaccccaaatagccaccacaacagggaggaagaagaaaggcagttTGAAGACTGACATTATCTGATGCAAACACTTACTGTAAAGCTACGATAATGAGGACCGTGAGGTCTTGGTGAGGGATAGACGAATAGATCAATGGAAGCCATACTGAGAGCTCCAGAACAGATCCATACAAATATATAGTCAGTTGCTGGCGAATGAGTATGAGCAATTCAATAGAGAAAGGATAACCTTTTTAATAAACAGAGGTAGAACAATTGGAAAtccttttgcaaaaaaaaaaaaaagatctagacaGACTTTACCCTCCATAAAatttaactcaaagtggatcatagacctaaatgtagaACACAAACGTGCAGAACTTCTAAAAGACAATGTAGGAGGAAACTAGGTGACCTTTGGCTTGGTGATAGAATTTCAGGTATAACACTAGCACAATGCATGAGAGAAATTGTTGATCACTTAGATTGTATTACAATGAAAAACTTATGCTCTGTGAAAAAAAACTGTTTAGAGAATTAAAAGACAAGACtcagagtggaagaaaatatttgcaaaacatatccCATAAAGGATTTGTATTGGAAGAACTCAACAcacagcaataagaaaacaaaacgcagttaaaaaatgggcaacagATCTGAATgaacacttcaccaaagaagatatacagatggcaaataagcatatgaaagtgTATTCAATCCTATCTAAAAGATACAAAATGGTGCATCCACTTTTAAAAGCCAtttgagaagttttttgttttgttttgttttgtatttttaaccaAGATAAACATATTCTTATATGATCTAAAAATcacactcctggatatttacccaattGAACTGAAAATTCAGGTCCACAGAAAACTTACACACAAgatatttacagcagctttactcataattgccCAAAACTGGAGGGAACAGAGATGTCCTTAAATAGGTTAATGGATAAATGGTGGTACATCTATACAGTGGAAcgttattcagtgataaaaactATGGACTTCAACAATAATGTGTCAGTATTGGCTCATTAATAATGAGAAATGTGCCATACTACTGCAAAATGTAATAATAGGGCAATTTTATGGGCGGATTGGGGGTATGGTATGTGGAAACTTTCTGTGCTATCtgctcatttttctgtaaatctaaacctgtttagaaataatttaattacGAAAATagtctgttaattaaaaaataaaacaagagataaTCTATGGGCCAGGtgaaaatattggcaaaccatACATCCAGCAAAGGACTAGTATCTAGCATATACAAAGAATTATCAAAACTGAACATTTagaaacaaacaatccaattaaaaaatggacataagacatgaacagacatttcactaaAAATGATATGCCGTTGGTagatgagcacatgaaaagatattcactAGGGTGagtcactagccattagggaaatgaatgcaaattttaaaaccacaaaaattatCACCGTCCTATCAAATTGGCATTCAAGAAAAAATGGTGTCAAAAACTTGATCACTCgtgcattgctgatgggaatgtagaATGGTTCAGTCACTCTAAAAATACTTGGGCAggttcttataaaactaaacatgcagCTTCCATACCACCCAGCCACTGTTTTTGGCATTGATCTCAGAGACATCAAAACTTGTCTTCCGACAAAAAC encodes:
- the ACTL7B gene encoding actin-like protein 7B; this encodes MATRSSPSPMPLGTAQGDPGEAGTLPGSDAGIRDTGLVTPLKMKPKKVRKIKALIIDLGSQYCKCGYAGEPRPTYFISSTVGKRYSEAADAGDTRKETYVGHELLNTEAPLKLMNPLKYGIVVDWDCVQSIWEYVFHTAMKILPEEHAVLVSDPPLSPSSNREKYAELMFETFGIPAMHVTSQSLLSIYSYGKTSGLVVESGHGVSHVVPISEGDVLPGLTSRADYAGSDLTNYLLQLLNEAGHKFTDDHLHIIEHIKKKCCYSALVPEQELTLCLEDMRVDYELPDGKLITIGQERFQCAEMLFKPSLVGSNHPGLPALTAACLDRCREAGFKEEMAANVLLCGGSTMLDGFPERFQRELSLLCPGDSPVVAAAPERKTSVWTGGSILASLQAFQQLWVSKEEFEERGGAAVHSKC